From Streptomyces sp. NBC_01754, a single genomic window includes:
- a CDS encoding ROK family protein: protein MRHVIALDVGGTGMKAALVGDDGTLLHEARRATGRERGAEAVVETVLGFAADLRAYGEAHFGEGAVAAGVAVPGIVDAERGIAVYAANLGWRDVPLRALIGERLGGIPVALGHDVRTGGLAEGRIGAGRGTDRFLFVPLGTGIAGAIGIAGSIEAGAHGYAGEIGHVVVRPDGPDCACGQRGCLETLASASAVSRAWAKASGDPDADAADCAEAVASGDPAALRVWHDAVDALAAGLVTALTLLDPRMLIIGGGLAEAGQTLFTPLRAAVEERVTFQKLPHIVPAALGDTAGCLGAGLLAWDLLSTEVSA, encoded by the coding sequence GTGAGACACGTCATCGCCCTCGATGTGGGCGGCACAGGAATGAAGGCCGCGCTGGTCGGGGACGACGGCACCCTGCTCCACGAGGCACGCCGGGCCACCGGCCGGGAACGCGGCGCCGAGGCCGTCGTCGAGACCGTCCTCGGTTTCGCGGCGGATCTGCGCGCCTACGGCGAGGCGCACTTCGGTGAGGGCGCCGTCGCCGCCGGGGTCGCCGTGCCGGGGATCGTCGACGCCGAGCGCGGGATCGCCGTCTACGCCGCCAACCTGGGCTGGCGCGACGTGCCCCTGCGGGCCCTGATCGGCGAGCGGCTCGGCGGTATACCGGTCGCGCTCGGCCACGACGTCAGGACCGGGGGTCTGGCCGAGGGCCGCATCGGCGCCGGCCGGGGCACCGACCGCTTCCTCTTCGTACCGCTGGGCACCGGGATCGCCGGCGCCATCGGTATCGCCGGCTCCATCGAGGCCGGCGCCCACGGCTACGCGGGTGAGATCGGCCATGTCGTCGTACGCCCGGACGGCCCCGACTGCGCCTGCGGTCAGCGCGGCTGCCTGGAGACGCTGGCCTCCGCGTCCGCCGTCTCCCGTGCCTGGGCGAAGGCGTCCGGCGACCCGGACGCCGACGCGGCGGACTGCGCCGAGGCCGTGGCCTCGGGCGACCCGGCCGCGCTGCGCGTCTGGCACGACGCCGTCGACGCGCTCGCCGCCGGCCTGGTCACCGCCCTCACCCTGCTGGACCCCCGCATGCTGATCATCGGTGGCGGTCTGGCCGAGGCGGGGCAAACGTTGTTCACACCACTGCGTGCGGCCGTCGAGGAACGCGTCACGTTCCAGAAGCTGCCCCACATCGTCCCGGCGGCCCTCGGGGACACCGCCGGATGCCTGGGCGCAGGGCTGCTCGCCTGGGATCTACTCTCCACGGAGGTATCCGCCTGA
- a CDS encoding extracellular solute-binding protein, producing the protein MQRRFVGVTAAAAALGLTATLSGCGTDGGSGDVTLKLVAAEYGTGPGDSSRKYWDDLVAKFEKAHPGIQVDVTVHSWKDVDREVADLVKAGQAPDLAQIGAYADYAEAGELYRANEMLAIRTESNFLPSLGDAGKVDGTLYGLPFVASTRLLFYNKGLFEQAGIDAPRTWDDISGAAEALKKRGVTYPFALPLGPEESQAETLMWMLSGNGGYTDDFGAYAIDSAANVETFTWLKEELVGKGLTGPVAPGELDREKAFDAFTKGEVGMLNGHPTLMRDAEEKGVEVGMVPLPGADGPTEGSMGVADWMMGFKQDGHREEMGEFLDFAYQDENVLAFAEAYDLLPVTGSASLKMEADGRHKPLHGFLSALPNSQLYPFGKTSWAQVSESVKEEIGSAVEPHADPEAVLGGIATAARGAESAE; encoded by the coding sequence GTGCAGCGGCGCTTTGTGGGGGTGACCGCGGCGGCGGCGGCACTCGGCTTGACGGCAACGTTGTCGGGGTGCGGTACGGACGGCGGATCCGGAGACGTCACGCTGAAGCTGGTCGCCGCCGAGTACGGCACCGGGCCTGGGGACAGTTCGCGGAAGTACTGGGACGACCTCGTCGCGAAGTTCGAGAAGGCCCACCCCGGCATCCAGGTCGACGTCACCGTCCACTCCTGGAAGGACGTCGACCGCGAGGTCGCCGACCTGGTGAAGGCGGGCCAGGCCCCCGACCTCGCGCAGATCGGCGCCTATGCCGACTACGCCGAGGCCGGAGAGCTGTACCGCGCGAACGAGATGCTCGCCATCCGCACCGAGTCCAACTTCCTGCCCTCGCTCGGCGACGCGGGCAAGGTCGACGGCACCCTGTACGGCCTTCCGTTCGTGGCGAGCACCCGGCTGCTCTTCTACAACAAGGGCCTGTTCGAGCAGGCGGGCATCGACGCCCCGCGGACCTGGGACGACATCAGCGGCGCCGCCGAGGCCCTGAAGAAGCGCGGTGTCACCTACCCCTTCGCCCTGCCGCTCGGCCCCGAGGAGTCCCAGGCCGAGACCCTGATGTGGATGCTCAGCGGGAACGGCGGCTACACCGACGACTTCGGTGCGTACGCCATCGACTCCGCGGCCAACGTCGAGACCTTCACCTGGCTGAAGGAGGAGCTCGTCGGCAAGGGACTCACCGGGCCCGTCGCCCCCGGCGAGCTGGACCGGGAGAAGGCGTTCGACGCGTTCACCAAGGGCGAGGTGGGCATGCTCAACGGCCACCCGACGCTCATGCGGGACGCCGAGGAGAAGGGCGTCGAGGTCGGCATGGTCCCGCTGCCCGGGGCCGACGGGCCGACCGAGGGCTCGATGGGCGTGGCCGACTGGATGATGGGCTTCAAGCAGGACGGCCACCGCGAGGAGATGGGCGAGTTCCTCGACTTCGCCTACCAGGACGAGAACGTGCTGGCCTTCGCCGAGGCGTACGACCTGCTGCCGGTGACCGGGAGCGCCTCGCTGAAGATGGAGGCCGACGGCAGGCACAAGCCGCTGCACGGCTTCCTTTCGGCCCTGCCGAACTCCCAGCTCTACCCCTTCGGCAAGACGTCCTGGGCGCAGGTCAGCGAGTCGGTCAAGGAGGAGATCGGCTCCGCGGTCGAGCCGCACGCCGATCCGGAGGCCGTGCTCGGCGGCATCGCGACCGCGGCGCGGGGCGCGGAGAGCGCGGAGTAG
- a CDS encoding DUF3263 domain-containing protein, producing MTAAGQDPEPDAALLDQERAVLAVERQSWPGPGAKERAIREQLGISPVRYYQLLNALLDDRRALEEDPVTVNRLRRVRDARRDRR from the coding sequence ATGACCGCCGCCGGCCAGGACCCGGAACCCGACGCCGCGCTCCTCGACCAGGAACGCGCGGTGCTGGCCGTCGAGCGGCAGTCCTGGCCGGGCCCGGGCGCGAAGGAACGCGCGATCCGGGAGCAGCTGGGTATCTCCCCGGTGCGCTACTACCAGCTGCTCAACGCGCTCCTGGACGACCGCCGCGCCCTGGAGGAGGACCCGGTGACGGTCAACCGCCTACGCCGCGTCCGCGACGCCAGACGCGACCGCCGCTGA